A DNA window from Oryzias latipes chromosome 5, ASM223467v1 contains the following coding sequences:
- the kfh-g gene encoding green-sensitive opsin: MENGTEGKNFYIPMNNRTGLVRSPYEYPQYYLADPWQFKLLGIYMFFLILTGFPINALTLVVTAQNKKLRQPLNFILVNLAVAGLIMVCFGFTVCIYSCMVGYFSLGPLGCTIEGFMATLGGQVSLWSLVVLAIERYIVVCKPMGSFKFTATHSAAGCAFTWIMASSCAVPPLVGWSRYIPEGIQVSCGPDYYTLAPGFNNESFVMYMFSCHFCVPVFTIFFTYGSLVMTVKAAAAQQQDSASTQKAEKEVTRMCFLMVLGFLLAWVPYASYAAWIFFNRGAAFSAMSMAIPSFFSKSSALFNPIIYILLNKQFRNCMLATIGMGGMVEDETSVSTSKTEVSTAA, translated from the exons ATGGAGAACGGCACAGAGGGCAAGAACTTCTACATCCCCATGAACAATAGGACCGGGCTTGTGAGGAGTCCTTATGAATATCCGCAGTATTATTTGGCAGATCCATGGCAGTTCAAGTTATTGGGCATCTACATGTTTTTCCTGATCCTCACCGGCTTCCCCATCAACGCTCTAACACTCGTGGTCACAGCTCAGAACAAGAAGCTCCGCCAACCTCTCAACTTCATCCTGGTGAACTTGGCGGTGGCTGGACTGATCATGGTCTGCTTTGGATTCACGGTTTGCATTTATTCTTGCATGGTGGGCTATTTCTCTCTGGGACCCCTGGGCTGTACAATAGAGGGATTCATGGCAACACTTGGAG GTCAAGTGTCTCTGTGGTCTCTTGTGGTCTTAGCTATTGAGAGATACATTGTGGTCTGTAAACCCATGGGAAGTTTCAAATTCACTGCAACCCACTCTGCAGCCGGCTGCGCGTTCACCTGGATAATGGCCAGCTCCTGTGCAGTCCCTCCTTTGGTTGGCTGGTCAAG GTATATTCCAGAGGGCATTCAGGTTTCCTGCGGACCTGACTATTACACTTTGGCCCCAGGCTTTAACAACGAATCCTTTGTCATGTACATGTTTTCCTGCCACTTCTGTGTGCCTGTCTTCACCATCTTCTTCACCTATGGCAGCCTTGTGATGACAGTAAAGGCT GCTGCAGCCCAGCAGCAAGACTCAGCTTCTACTCAGAAAGCAGAGAAGGAAGTGACTCGGATGTGCTTCCTGATGGTGCTGGGGTTCCTCCTGGCTTGGGTCCCTTATGCTTCCTACGCCGCCTGGATCTTCTTCAACAGAGGAGCCGCCTTCTCAGCCATGTCCATGGCCATCCCATCCTTCTTTTCAAAGAGCTCAGCCCTGTTCAATCCTATCATCTATATTTTGTTGAACAAACAG TTCCGTAACTGCATGCTGGCTACAATTGGAATGGGCGGCATGGTTGAAGATGAGACTTCAGTGTCCACCAGCAAGACAGAAGTCTCTACTGCTGCTTAA